In Stenotrophomonas sp. ESTM1D_MKCIP4_1, a single genomic region encodes these proteins:
- a CDS encoding methyl-accepting chemotaxis protein — translation MSTASDAPKTGKLRLGGSNLWLALLALSMILFGVNTGVSTWQGSRLADAGSKAADLQVLSQQLANQGRDAVGGNAQAFTAFKATRNAIEQNVSTLKGRYGNEPGVSTAITRLSDTWAPLGKQAGQLVASEPAVLALAGNANNFTGAVPGLQAQLNELVRAMSASGAPASQVYSALQQVVVAGSMARRVTEMRAGGTAAAASGDALARDITVFSQVLDGLRNGNEDLGITAVRGAGAVAALEQSQQKWEAMKQDADAILASSRQLFAAQSAANALGQGSARMLDDSRKLFEAFSSFGSVSDTRLFPNFWIGVVSGALSLIAIIGFVSTSVRSRSREQELRYQTQVEFNSRNQQAIMRLLDEISSLGEGDLTVKASVTEDMTGAIADAINYAVDELRHLVTTINDTSAKVAVSTQETQATAMQLAEAAGHQANQITSASDRIGEIAASIEQVSRNSAESADVAQRSVVIAAEGAGVVRETIQGMDQIRDQIQETSKRIKRLGESSQEIGSIVELINDISEQTNILALNAAVQAASAGEAGRGFAVVADEVQRLAERTSGATRRIENLVQAIQADTNEAVTSMEQTTAEVVSGARLAEDAGTALTEIERVSNALNNLIKNISIAAQQQSAAASDITRTMGVIRQITGQTSQGAGQTAESIGHLAQLAADLRRSVADFKLPA, via the coding sequence ATGAGTACTGCTTCGGACGCCCCCAAGACCGGCAAGCTGCGGCTGGGCGGCAGCAACCTCTGGCTGGCCCTGCTGGCTTTGTCGATGATCCTGTTCGGCGTGAACACGGGCGTGTCCACCTGGCAGGGCAGCCGCCTGGCCGATGCCGGTTCCAAGGCCGCCGACCTGCAGGTGCTCTCGCAGCAGCTGGCCAACCAGGGCCGTGATGCGGTGGGCGGCAACGCGCAGGCGTTCACCGCCTTCAAGGCCACCCGCAACGCCATCGAGCAGAACGTATCCACGTTGAAGGGCCGCTACGGCAATGAGCCGGGCGTATCCACGGCGATCACCCGGCTGTCCGACACCTGGGCGCCGCTGGGCAAGCAGGCCGGCCAGCTGGTGGCCAGCGAACCCGCCGTGCTGGCCCTGGCCGGCAACGCCAACAACTTCACCGGTGCCGTGCCGGGCCTGCAGGCCCAGTTGAACGAACTGGTGCGGGCGATGTCCGCCTCGGGTGCTCCGGCGTCGCAGGTGTACAGCGCGCTGCAGCAGGTCGTGGTGGCCGGTTCGATGGCCCGCCGCGTCACCGAAATGCGTGCGGGCGGTACCGCCGCGGCCGCCTCGGGTGATGCACTGGCCCGCGACATCACCGTGTTCTCGCAGGTGCTCGATGGCCTGCGCAACGGCAACGAAGACCTCGGCATCACCGCCGTGCGCGGTGCCGGTGCCGTGGCCGCGCTGGAGCAGTCGCAGCAGAAGTGGGAAGCGATGAAGCAGGACGCCGATGCGATCCTGGCCAGCTCGCGCCAGCTGTTCGCCGCACAGTCCGCAGCCAACGCGCTGGGCCAGGGATCGGCGCGCATGCTGGACGACAGCCGCAAGCTGTTCGAGGCGTTCTCCTCGTTCGGTTCGGTGTCCGATACCCGCCTGTTCCCGAACTTCTGGATCGGCGTGGTGTCCGGTGCACTGTCGCTGATCGCGATCATCGGCTTCGTTTCCACCAGCGTGCGCAGCCGTTCGCGCGAGCAGGAACTGCGCTACCAGACCCAGGTGGAATTCAACAGCCGCAACCAGCAGGCGATCATGCGGCTGCTGGACGAAATCTCCTCGCTGGGTGAGGGCGACCTGACGGTGAAGGCGTCGGTGACCGAGGACATGACCGGTGCCATCGCCGACGCGATCAACTACGCCGTTGACGAGCTGCGCCACCTGGTGACCACCATCAACGACACCTCGGCCAAGGTCGCCGTGTCCACCCAGGAAACCCAGGCCACCGCCATGCAGCTGGCCGAAGCGGCCGGCCACCAGGCCAACCAGATCACCTCGGCGTCGGACCGCATCGGCGAAATCGCAGCGAGCATCGAACAGGTGTCGCGCAACTCGGCCGAGTCGGCCGACGTGGCACAGCGCTCGGTGGTCATCGCCGCCGAGGGTGCCGGCGTGGTGCGCGAGACCATCCAGGGCATGGACCAGATCCGCGACCAGATCCAGGAAACCTCCAAGCGCATCAAGCGCCTGGGTGAGTCCTCGCAGGAAATCGGTTCGATCGTGGAACTGATCAACGACATTTCCGAACAGACCAACATCCTGGCCCTGAACGCTGCCGTGCAGGCGGCCTCGGCGGGTGAGGCCGGTCGCGGTTTCGCGGTCGTGGCCGACGAAGTGCAGCGCCTGGCAGAACGCACCTCGGGCGCGACCCGACGCATCGAAAACCTGGTGCAGGCCATTCAGGCCGATACCAACGAAGCGGTCACCTCGATGGAACAGACCACCGCCGAGGTGGTGTCCGGTGCGCGCCTGGCCGAGGATGCCGGCACGGCGCTGACCGAGATCGAGCGCGTGTCCAACGCCCTCAACAACCTCATCAAGAACATCTCCATCGCCGCGCAGCAGCAGTCCGCTGCGGCCTCGGACATCACCCGCACGATGGGCGTGATCCGCCAGATCACCGGCCAGACCTCGCAGGGTGCCGGTCAGACGGCCGAGTCGATCGGCCACCTGGCGCAGTTGGCGGCCGACCTGCGTCGTTCGGTCGCCGACTTCAAGCTGCCGGCGTGA
- a CDS encoding chemotaxis protein CheW: MRSPFDILEAYERRSLAHAVQLPERQFAEDLWRGVGFRVGQRRLVSDFREVVEIVPMPPVTPVPCAQPWLLGVGNLRGNLFPVVDLKYFLEGARTVQQEGQRVLIMRQAGGDVALTIDELFGQRSFELGQQVQAGTLADGRYGHFVDRAFHADGHDWGVFSLSLLSRTPEFRQAAA; the protein is encoded by the coding sequence ATGCGTTCGCCCTTCGACATTCTTGAAGCCTATGAACGGCGCAGCCTGGCCCATGCGGTGCAGCTGCCCGAACGGCAGTTCGCCGAGGATCTGTGGCGTGGCGTCGGCTTCCGCGTGGGCCAGCGCCGGCTGGTGTCCGATTTCCGCGAAGTGGTGGAAATCGTGCCGATGCCGCCGGTGACCCCGGTGCCCTGCGCGCAGCCCTGGCTGCTGGGCGTGGGCAACCTGCGCGGCAACCTGTTCCCGGTAGTCGACCTGAAGTATTTCCTGGAAGGCGCGCGCACCGTGCAGCAGGAAGGCCAGCGCGTGCTGATCATGCGCCAGGCCGGCGGCGACGTCGCGCTGACCATCGACGAGCTGTTTGGCCAGCGCAGTTTCGAGCTGGGCCAGCAGGTCCAGGCCGGCACCCTGGCCGATGGCCGCTACGGCCATTTCGTCGATCGCGCCTTCCATGCCGATGGCCACGACTGGGGCGTGTTCTCGCTCTCGTTGCTGTCGCGCACCCCTGAATTCCGGCAAGCCGCGGCCTGA
- a CDS encoding response regulator: MARIVLIEDSPTDRAVFTQWLRRAGHEVLEADNAEDGLQLVRDQVPQLVLMDVVLPGMSGFQATRAMSRDAAIKHIPVIIVSTKAMETDKAWGLRQGAADYIVKPPREEELIARINELVA; this comes from the coding sequence ATGGCTCGTATCGTCCTGATCGAGGATTCACCGACCGACCGCGCGGTGTTCACCCAGTGGCTGCGCCGTGCCGGCCACGAAGTGCTGGAAGCGGACAATGCCGAGGATGGCCTGCAGCTGGTGCGTGACCAGGTTCCGCAGCTGGTGCTGATGGACGTGGTCCTGCCCGGCATGAGCGGTTTCCAGGCCACCCGTGCGATGTCGCGCGACGCGGCGATCAAGCACATCCCGGTGATCATCGTCAGCACCAAGGCGATGGAAACCGACAAGGCATGGGGCCTGCGCCAGGGTGCGGCCGATTACATCGTCAAGCCGCCGCGCGAGGAAGAACTGATCGCGCGGATCAACGAACTGGTGGCCTGA
- the pilG gene encoding twitching motility response regulator PilG, translating into MTENTTAGGELAGLRVMVIDDSKTIRRTAETLLKREGCEVVTATDGFEALAKIADQQPQIIFVDIMMPRLDGYQTCALIKGNQLFKATPVIMLSSKDGLFDKARGRIVGSEQYLTKPFTREELLGAIRTYVNA; encoded by the coding sequence ATGACTGAAAACACGACTGCGGGCGGGGAGCTCGCAGGACTCCGGGTGATGGTCATCGATGACTCGAAGACCATCCGCCGGACGGCGGAAACACTGCTGAAGCGCGAAGGCTGCGAAGTGGTGACCGCGACCGATGGCTTCGAGGCCCTGGCCAAGATCGCCGACCAGCAACCGCAGATCATCTTCGTGGACATCATGATGCCCCGTCTTGACGGGTATCAGACCTGCGCGTTGATCAAGGGCAACCAGCTGTTCAAGGCGACCCCGGTGATCATGCTGTCCTCCAAGGACGGCCTGTTCGACAAGGCCCGCGGGCGCATCGTCGGCTCGGAACAGTACCTGACCAAGCCTTTCACGCGTGAAGAACTGCTGGGTGCCATCCGCACATACGTCAACGCCTGA
- the gshB gene encoding glutathione synthase, producing MPLNVIVVMDPIAHIKIAKDTTFAMLLEAQRRGHALHYVRPGGLALEGGVAVAQTAPLQVRDDPSGWYELGAFSRTVFGPGQIVLMRKDPPVDAEYVYDTQVLDVAAAAGACVVNNPQGLRDYNEKLAALLFPQCCPPTLVSRDAKALKAFALEHGQAVLKPLDGMGGRSIFRSGQGDPNLNVILETLTDGGRKLALAQKFIPDITAGDKRILLVDGEPVDYCLARIPQGDEFRGNLAAGGRGEGRPLSERDRWIAAQVGPEMKRRGMRFVGLDVIGDYLTEVNVTSPTCVRELDAQYGLNIAGTLFDAIEAGLR from the coding sequence ATGCCGTTGAACGTCATCGTGGTGATGGACCCCATCGCCCACATCAAGATCGCCAAGGACACCACCTTCGCCATGCTGCTGGAAGCCCAGCGCCGCGGCCACGCCCTGCACTATGTGCGGCCGGGCGGCCTGGCCCTGGAAGGCGGTGTGGCGGTGGCCCAGACCGCCCCGCTGCAGGTCCGCGACGACCCGTCCGGCTGGTACGAGCTTGGCGCATTCAGCCGCACGGTGTTCGGCCCGGGCCAGATCGTGCTGATGCGCAAGGACCCGCCGGTGGATGCCGAATACGTCTACGACACCCAGGTGCTGGACGTGGCGGCCGCGGCCGGCGCCTGCGTGGTCAACAACCCGCAGGGCCTGCGCGACTACAACGAGAAGCTGGCCGCCCTGCTGTTCCCGCAGTGCTGCCCGCCGACGCTGGTCAGCCGCGACGCCAAGGCCCTGAAGGCCTTCGCACTGGAACATGGACAGGCCGTGCTGAAGCCGCTGGATGGCATGGGCGGCCGCTCGATCTTCCGCAGCGGCCAGGGCGATCCGAACCTGAACGTGATCCTGGAAACCCTGACCGACGGCGGCCGCAAGCTGGCGCTGGCCCAGAAGTTCATTCCCGACATCACCGCCGGCGACAAGCGCATTCTGCTGGTGGATGGCGAACCGGTGGATTACTGCCTGGCGCGCATCCCGCAGGGCGATGAGTTCCGCGGCAACCTGGCTGCCGGCGGCCGTGGCGAAGGCCGCCCGCTGAGCGAGCGTGACCGCTGGATCGCCGCCCAGGTCGGGCCGGAGATGAAGCGCCGCGGCATGCGTTTCGTGGGCCTGGATGTGATCGGCGATTACCTGACCGAAGTGAACGTGACCAGCCCGACGTGTGTGCGCGAGCTGGACGCACAGTACGGCCTGAACATCGCCGGCACCCTGTTCGACGCGATCGAGGCCGGCCTGCGCTGA
- a CDS encoding energy transducer TonB produces the protein MDAAPAVLAPPPREAQRLGATLALSVIVHALLILGVGFAVKGEAPLVPTLEVIFSQTRTALTPKQADFLAAASQEGGGEHDRAQRPRDNQTGIAPQAQAGLSPVPQQQQSAAPVPPPQARVVSSRNGEETVAQAQDRPTPLDPSPDAARTAREQRDAEMARLAAEVHLRSAQYAKRPNRKFVSASTREYVYANYLRAWVDRAEQVGNLNYPDEARQRRLGGQVVISVGVRRDGSVESSRILKSSGTPLLDEAALRVIALAQPFPALPKTDDGVDILQVTRTWVFLPGGELRDDR, from the coding sequence ATGGACGCTGCACCCGCCGTGCTGGCCCCTCCGCCGCGTGAAGCGCAGCGGCTGGGGGCCACCCTGGCCTTGTCGGTCATCGTCCACGCCCTGCTGATCCTGGGCGTGGGCTTTGCCGTGAAGGGCGAAGCGCCGTTGGTGCCGACCCTGGAAGTGATTTTCAGCCAGACCCGCACGGCGCTGACGCCGAAGCAGGCCGATTTCCTGGCCGCGGCCAGCCAGGAAGGCGGCGGTGAACACGACCGCGCACAGCGCCCGCGCGACAACCAGACCGGCATCGCGCCACAGGCCCAGGCCGGGCTGAGCCCGGTGCCGCAGCAACAGCAGTCGGCTGCGCCGGTGCCGCCGCCGCAGGCGCGCGTGGTCAGCAGCCGCAACGGCGAAGAGACGGTGGCGCAGGCACAGGACCGCCCCACCCCGCTGGATCCAAGCCCGGATGCGGCCAGGACCGCACGTGAGCAGCGCGATGCGGAAATGGCCCGCCTGGCCGCCGAAGTGCACCTGCGCTCTGCGCAGTACGCGAAGCGCCCGAACCGCAAGTTTGTCTCGGCCAGCACGCGCGAGTACGTCTACGCCAACTACCTGCGTGCGTGGGTGGACCGTGCCGAGCAGGTGGGCAATCTGAACTACCCGGACGAGGCGCGTCAGCGCCGGCTGGGTGGCCAGGTGGTCATCAGCGTCGGGGTACGCCGCGATGGCAGCGTGGAGAGCAGCCGCATCCTGAAATCCAGCGGCACGCCGCTGCTGGATGAGGCGGCGTTGCGGGTGATCGCGCTGGCGCAGCCGTTCCCGGCGTTGCCGAAGACCGATGATGGCGTGGATATCCTGCAGGTGACCCGCACGTGGGTGTTCCTGCCGGGTGGCGAACTGCGCGACGACCGGTAG
- the tsaB gene encoding tRNA (adenosine(37)-N6)-threonylcarbamoyltransferase complex dimerization subunit type 1 TsaB, whose protein sequence is MKLLAFETATEACSVALHVDGQVLERFEIAPRRHAELSLPWAEALLAEAGISRRQLDGIALSRGPGAFTGVRLAIAIAQGIALALDRPLLPVSTLQVLALRAPVEEDQILSAIDARMGELYVARFERVDGLPVARDAERVCAPAAVALPDGLQAYGVGTGFGAAEGALVSQLGAGLRAFDAAALPRASDVLALAVPAFARGEGVAAEKVEPAYLRDNVALTLVEQQAAREAKAKANG, encoded by the coding sequence ATGAAACTGCTCGCCTTTGAAACCGCCACCGAAGCCTGTTCCGTTGCCCTGCATGTTGATGGGCAGGTGCTGGAGCGCTTCGAGATCGCCCCGCGCCGCCATGCCGAACTGAGCCTGCCGTGGGCCGAGGCGCTGCTGGCCGAGGCCGGCATCAGCCGCCGCCAGCTGGATGGCATTGCGCTCAGCCGCGGCCCGGGCGCGTTTACCGGCGTGCGCCTGGCGATCGCGATTGCCCAGGGCATCGCGCTGGCGCTGGATCGTCCGCTGCTGCCGGTGTCGACGCTGCAGGTGCTGGCGCTGCGTGCGCCGGTTGAAGAAGACCAGATCCTGTCGGCAATCGATGCGCGGATGGGCGAGTTGTATGTGGCCCGCTTCGAGCGGGTGGACGGCCTGCCGGTAGCCCGCGATGCCGAGCGCGTGTGCGCGCCGGCGGCGGTGGCGCTGCCGGACGGGCTGCAGGCCTATGGCGTGGGCACGGGTTTCGGCGCGGCCGAGGGCGCGCTGGTGTCCCAGCTTGGGGCTGGGCTGCGTGCCTTTGATGCCGCCGCATTGCCGCGCGCATCGGACGTGCTGGCGCTGGCGGTGCCGGCGTTCGCCCGTGGCGAAGGCGTGGCGGCGGAGAAGGTGGAGCCGGCGTACCTGCGTGACAACGTCGCGCTGACCCTGGTCGAGCAGCAGGCCGCCCGCGAGGCGAAGGCGAAAGCCAACGGCTGA
- a CDS encoding ATP-dependent DNA helicase, translating into MSDLVHASREALSEGGALASHLDAFVPRPAQLRLTEAIADALQQRDLLLAEAGTGTGKTFAYLVPVLLSGLRTIISTGTRALQDQLYHRDLPRVRQALGVGLRSALLKGRANYLCRYRLQQARGEPRFSSPEQAAQFQRILAWSGRSQFGDIAELDGLADDSPLLPMVTSTVDNCLGTDCPFWDDCFVVHARQRAQAADVVVVNHHLLLADLALKQDGFGELLPGAQAFVIDEAHQLPELAAQFFGEGFGMRPWQELGRDCLAEARGVGGAQSALQEPVDQLQQALLALRLAMEGLPSRGTQWRALAMPQVRDGFDAAMSCLVALEQALQPLREAAAGLDACHARAREAVSRLARWLGDDAPALDFDTDPAEVASAADVLWYELTPRGFRCQRTPMDVSGPLREHRERSRAAWIFTSATLTVGGGFDHIATRLGLDDPHTLVQPSPFNWPDQALCYLPEGLPDPAARGFGTALIQVLRPVLQASQGRAFLLFASHRALREAAEALRDGPWPLFVQGEAPRATLLQRFRESGNGVLLGSASFREGVDVVGEALSVVVIDKLPFAAPDDPVYEARLEAIRSQGGNPFRDEQLPQAVIALKQGVGRLIRSETDRGVLVLCDPRLLNRSYGRVFLDSLPPFRRTRALADVQAFFGPQWAPETAAAAPTSPAPAPAPVPGPEPAPGATFPLF; encoded by the coding sequence ATGTCCGACCTCGTTCATGCCAGCCGCGAAGCCCTCAGCGAAGGCGGCGCGCTCGCCTCGCACCTGGATGCCTTCGTCCCGCGTCCCGCGCAGCTGCGCCTGACCGAGGCCATCGCCGATGCGCTGCAGCAGCGTGACCTGCTGCTGGCCGAGGCCGGCACGGGCACCGGCAAGACCTTTGCCTATCTGGTGCCGGTGCTGCTGTCCGGGCTGCGTACCATCATCTCCACCGGTACCCGCGCACTGCAGGACCAGCTCTACCATCGCGATCTGCCGCGTGTGCGCCAGGCGCTGGGCGTCGGTCTGCGCAGCGCGCTGCTGAAGGGTCGCGCCAATTACCTGTGCCGCTATCGCCTGCAGCAGGCGCGCGGCGAACCGCGTTTTTCCAGCCCCGAGCAGGCCGCGCAGTTCCAGCGCATCCTCGCCTGGTCCGGCCGCTCGCAGTTCGGCGATATCGCCGAACTGGACGGGCTGGCCGACGATTCACCGCTGCTGCCGATGGTCACCTCCACCGTCGACAACTGCCTCGGCACGGATTGCCCGTTCTGGGATGACTGCTTCGTCGTACACGCGCGGCAACGTGCGCAGGCGGCCGACGTGGTGGTGGTCAACCACCACCTGCTGCTGGCCGATCTGGCCCTGAAACAGGATGGCTTCGGCGAATTGCTGCCCGGCGCGCAGGCCTTCGTCATCGACGAAGCGCACCAGCTGCCGGAGCTGGCCGCGCAGTTCTTCGGTGAAGGCTTCGGCATGCGCCCGTGGCAGGAACTGGGCCGCGACTGCCTGGCCGAGGCGCGCGGCGTCGGCGGCGCGCAGTCGGCGCTGCAGGAACCGGTGGACCAGTTGCAGCAGGCGCTGCTGGCCCTGCGCCTGGCAATGGAAGGGCTGCCGTCGCGGGGCACGCAGTGGCGCGCGCTGGCGATGCCACAGGTGCGCGATGGTTTCGATGCGGCGATGAGCTGCCTGGTGGCGCTGGAGCAGGCACTACAGCCGCTGCGCGAGGCGGCCGCCGGCCTCGATGCCTGCCATGCCCGCGCACGCGAAGCGGTTTCGCGGCTGGCGCGCTGGCTGGGCGATGATGCGCCTGCCCTCGATTTCGATACCGACCCGGCCGAGGTGGCCAGTGCCGCCGATGTGCTGTGGTACGAACTCACCCCGCGCGGTTTCCGCTGCCAGCGCACGCCGATGGATGTGTCCGGCCCGCTGCGCGAGCATCGCGAGCGCAGCCGTGCGGCCTGGATCTTCACTTCGGCCACGCTGACCGTGGGCGGTGGCTTCGATCACATTGCGACCCGCCTGGGTCTGGACGACCCGCACACCCTGGTCCAGCCCAGTCCGTTCAACTGGCCCGATCAGGCGCTGTGCTACCTGCCTGAAGGCCTGCCCGACCCGGCCGCGCGCGGCTTCGGCACGGCGCTCATCCAGGTCCTGCGCCCGGTGCTGCAGGCGTCGCAGGGCAGGGCATTCCTGCTGTTCGCTTCACACCGTGCGCTGCGCGAGGCGGCCGAAGCGCTGCGCGATGGGCCCTGGCCGTTGTTCGTGCAGGGTGAGGCGCCGCGCGCCACGCTGCTGCAGCGCTTCCGCGAATCCGGCAACGGTGTGCTGCTGGGCTCGGCCAGCTTCCGCGAGGGCGTGGATGTGGTGGGCGAGGCGCTGAGCGTGGTGGTGATCGACAAGCTGCCGTTCGCCGCGCCGGATGATCCGGTGTACGAGGCGCGGCTGGAGGCGATCCGCAGCCAGGGCGGCAATCCGTTCCGCGACGAGCAGCTGCCGCAGGCAGTGATCGCCCTCAAGCAGGGCGTGGGCCGGCTGATCCGCAGCGAAACCGACCGTGGCGTGCTGGTGCTGTGTGATCCACGCCTGCTCAACCGCAGTTATGGCCGGGTTTTCCTTGATTCGCTGCCGCCGTTCCGCCGCACCCGCGCGCTGGCCGATGTGCAGGCCTTCTTTGGGCCACAATGGGCGCCCGAGACCGCCGCCGCTGCCCCGACTTCCCCAGCCCCAGCCCCAGCCCCCGTGCCGGGCCCGGAGCCGGCGCCCGGTGCCACGTTCCCCCTGTTCTGA
- the mrcB gene encoding penicillin-binding protein 1B: MPRRYDSDDTDDLDDDLQDTGPLWRRRLITWTLAAVALGLGFLIPYTLYLNQQVTQRFGELRWQIPTRVYARPLVLVPGKAMDAATLKTELAASAYRDDGEGKDPATYAVQGGRFTISSRGYNDVDGHVAARRVELSLSGGSIASLRDAGSRKALKAARLDPARIATLYGQKQEERRLIRMNEAPDLLVTGLQAVEDKDFNRHHGIDLSGIARAVWVTIRSGGQSRQGASTLTQQLARSGLLGIGKEQTITRKFNEVLYALIMEARYDKRTIFEAYLNQVYLGQRGSQAIHGMSSGAEFWFGRDLSSLDTEHIALLIGLVKGPSYYDPRRNPERALDRRNFVLGKLHEATLIDDAEYQRALKAPLGVPKSPGLVAANRFPAYVDLVRRQLGHDYPESALQGAGLSVMSGMSPSAQAYAEGAVTRTIKSLESKRRPELQAGMVMTDVHNGDVVAVIGSREVSEVGFNRAIEAQRPVGSLLKPFVYLLALAQPDRYSLASWVDDSPVTVQLGRGRNWSPGNADNRSHGTVRLIDALAHSYNQATVRVGMQVGPERVTQLIHVLAGIKADANPAVILGSTDQSPYAMAQLYQFLASGGEIQPLHAVRGVLDPQGKLLKRYDKTPAPAQEGDSIAANLISIGLQQVVASGTAQRLNADGLGRLQPAGKTGTTNDGRDSWYAGYTGDHLAVIWMGNDQNEQAGLYGATGAMRVWSGIFQRLPSAPLKVSNKGLDWQPVAATGTNSTDEGCPDARRFPFVVGYAPAYAPCAPATLPDEQGGESEGGGWRSWFGLDRKQEPPAGEPAPAPAAATPPPSR, translated from the coding sequence GTGCCCCGACGCTACGATTCCGACGACACCGACGATCTCGACGACGACCTGCAGGACACCGGACCGCTGTGGCGGCGCCGGCTGATCACCTGGACCCTGGCGGCAGTCGCGCTGGGCCTGGGCTTCCTCATTCCCTACACGCTGTACCTGAACCAGCAGGTCACCCAGCGTTTCGGTGAGCTGCGTTGGCAGATTCCGACCCGTGTCTACGCGCGCCCGCTGGTGCTGGTGCCGGGCAAAGCCATGGACGCGGCCACGCTGAAAACCGAACTGGCCGCCTCGGCCTACCGCGATGACGGCGAGGGCAAGGATCCGGCCACCTATGCGGTGCAGGGCGGACGCTTCACCATTTCCAGCCGCGGCTACAACGATGTGGACGGCCATGTTGCCGCCCGGCGCGTGGAGCTGTCGCTGTCCGGCGGCAGCATCGCGTCGTTGCGCGACGCCGGTTCGCGCAAGGCGCTGAAGGCGGCCCGCCTGGATCCCGCCCGCATCGCCACACTGTACGGGCAGAAGCAGGAAGAGCGCCGCCTGATCCGCATGAACGAAGCACCGGACCTGCTGGTCACGGGCCTGCAGGCGGTGGAAGACAAGGACTTCAACCGCCACCACGGCATCGACCTGTCCGGCATCGCGCGTGCGGTGTGGGTGACCATCCGTTCCGGCGGCCAGAGCCGCCAGGGCGCTTCCACGCTGACCCAGCAGCTGGCCCGCAGCGGCCTGCTCGGCATCGGCAAGGAACAGACGATCACCCGCAAGTTCAATGAAGTGCTGTACGCGCTGATCATGGAAGCGCGCTACGACAAGCGCACCATTTTCGAGGCGTATCTGAACCAGGTGTACCTGGGCCAGCGCGGCAGCCAGGCCATCCACGGCATGTCTTCCGGCGCCGAGTTCTGGTTCGGCCGCGACCTGTCATCCCTGGATACCGAGCACATCGCGCTGCTGATCGGCCTGGTCAAGGGCCCGTCCTACTACGATCCGCGGCGCAACCCGGAACGTGCGCTGGACCGCCGCAACTTCGTGCTGGGCAAGCTGCACGAAGCGACGCTGATCGACGATGCCGAGTACCAGCGTGCGCTGAAGGCGCCGCTGGGCGTGCCGAAGAGCCCGGGCCTGGTGGCGGCCAACCGTTTCCCGGCCTATGTGGACCTGGTGCGCCGCCAGCTCGGCCATGACTACCCCGAATCGGCCCTGCAGGGCGCCGGCCTGAGCGTGATGTCGGGCATGTCGCCGTCCGCGCAGGCCTACGCCGAAGGCGCGGTCACCCGCACCATCAAGTCGCTGGAAAGCAAGCGTCGCCCCGAACTGCAGGCCGGCATGGTGATGACCGACGTGCACAACGGCGACGTGGTGGCCGTGATCGGCAGCCGCGAGGTCTCCGAGGTCGGTTTCAACCGCGCCATCGAGGCACAGCGCCCGGTGGGTTCGCTGCTGAAGCCGTTCGTGTACCTGCTGGCGCTTGCGCAGCCGGACCGCTATTCGCTGGCCAGCTGGGTGGACGATTCGCCGGTGACGGTGCAGCTGGGTCGTGGCCGCAACTGGAGCCCGGGCAATGCGGACAACCGCAGCCATGGCACGGTGCGGCTGATCGATGCGCTGGCCCACTCCTACAACCAGGCCACGGTGCGTGTGGGCATGCAGGTGGGTCCTGAACGGGTGACCCAGCTGATCCATGTGCTGGCCGGCATCAAGGCCGATGCCAACCCGGCGGTGATCCTCGGCTCGACCGACCAGAGCCCGTATGCGATGGCGCAGCTGTACCAGTTCCTGGCGTCGGGTGGTGAGATCCAGCCGTTGCATGCGGTGCGCGGCGTGCTCGACCCGCAGGGCAAACTGCTCAAGCGGTATGACAAGACTCCGGCCCCGGCGCAGGAAGGCGATTCGATTGCCGCCAACCTGATCAGCATCGGCCTGCAGCAGGTGGTTGCCAGTGGCACCGCGCAGCGTCTGAATGCCGATGGCCTTGGCCGCCTGCAGCCGGCGGGCAAGACCGGTACCACCAATGATGGCCGCGACAGCTGGTATGCCGGTTACACCGGCGACCACCTGGCGGTGATCTGGATGGGCAACGACCAGAACGAGCAGGCCGGGCTGTACGGCGCCACCGGCGCGATGCGGGTGTGGTCGGGCATCTTCCAGCGTCTGCCGAGTGCACCGTTGAAGGTCAGCAACAAGGGCCTGGATTGGCAGCCGGTGGCTGCCACCGGCACCAACAGCACCGATGAAGGCTGCCCGGATGCGCGCCGCTTCCCGTTCGTGGTCGGCTATGCGCCGGCCTACGCACCCTGCGCCCCGGCCACGCTGCCGGATGAGCAGGGAGGCGAGAGCGAAGGCGGCGGCTGGCGCAGCTGGTTCGGCCTGGACCGCAAGCAGGAACCGCCGGCCGGCGAACCCGCGCCAGCGCCTGCGGCCGCTACTCCCCCTCCCAGCCGGTGA